One Buteo buteo chromosome 5, bButBut1.hap1.1, whole genome shotgun sequence DNA window includes the following coding sequences:
- the RPRM gene encoding protein reprimo — MNGSAAAGGGGGGGGGGGGGGTAAAGLLAGTGKAALELERALRCCTAASVVTDGGGGGGGGGGGTAEDERSLYIMRVVQIAVMCVLALTVVFGIFFLGCNLLIKSEGMINFLVKDRRPSKEVEAVVVGPY, encoded by the coding sequence ATGAacggctcggcggcggcgggaggaggaggaggaggaggaggaggaggtggaggaggaggaacggcggcggcggggctgttGGCGGGGACCGGGAAAGCGGCGTTGGAGCTGGAGCGGGCGCTGCGTTGCTGCACCGCCGCCTCGGTGGTGaccgacggcggcggcggcggcggcggcggcggaggagggaCGGCGGAGGACGAGCGGAGCCTGTACATCATGCGGGTGGTGCAGATCGCCGTCATGTGCGTCCTCGCCCTCACCGTCGTCTTCGGCATCTTCTTCCTCGGCTGCAACCTCCTCATCAAGTCCGAGGGGATGATCAACTTTCTGGTCAAGGACCGCCGGCCGTCCAAGGAGGTGGAGGCGGTGGTGGTGGGACCCTACTGa